The Mycolicibacterium flavescens genome has a segment encoding these proteins:
- the pcrA_1 gene encoding ATP-dependent DNA helicase PcrA, with translation MRGSTAVVSLRGGKFDTDMSAPNLIAPNGATESDQLLEGLNPQQRRAVLHEGSPLLIVAGAGSGKTAVLTRRIAYLLAARDVGVGQVLAITFTNKAAAEMRERVVGLVGPRARAMWVSTFHSTCVRILRNQASLIKGLNSNFSIYDADDSRRLLLMIGKDMGLDTKRYSPRLLSNAISNHKNELVGPEQAAAEASEAGEELPGIIAEVYAEYQRRLRAANALDFDDLIGETVAVLQAFPQIAQYYRRRFRHILVDEYQDTNHAQYVLVRELVGTAASQDDPAGVPPAELCVVGDADQSIYAFRGATIRNIEDFERDYPNATTILLEQNYRSTQNILNAANAVISRNAGRREKRLWTDEGEGELIVGYVADNEHDEARFVAQEIDALVDDGGSYSDVAVFYRTNNSSRALEEVFIRAGIPYKVVGGVRFYERREIRDIVAYLRVLDNPGDSVSMRRILNTPRRGIGDRAEACVAVYAENTGLSFNDALQAAAEGKVPMLNTRAEKCISAFVEMLDDLRGRLDGELGELVEAVLDRTGYRAELESSSDPQDLARLDNLNELVSVAHEFSTDLANAQALADDEQLDEDIPDTGVLAQFLERVSLVADADELPEHGAGVVTMMTLHTAKGLEFPVVFVTGWEDGMFPHMRALGDPAELSEERRLAYVGITRARQRLYLSRAKVRSSWGQPMLNPESRFLKEIPQHLIDWRRTDPTPSFSAPASGAGRFGSPRPSPTRSGAGKRPLLVLEPGDRVTHDKYGLGRVEEVSGVGESAMSLIDFGSSGRVKLMHNHAPISKL, from the coding sequence ATGCGCGGTTCGACCGCGGTCGTGTCCCTGCGCGGCGGTAAGTTCGATACCGACATGAGCGCACCGAACCTGATCGCACCCAACGGTGCCACCGAATCCGACCAACTGCTCGAGGGGCTCAACCCGCAGCAGCGCCGGGCCGTCCTGCACGAGGGCTCGCCGCTGCTCATCGTCGCTGGTGCCGGCTCGGGCAAGACCGCCGTGCTCACCCGCAGGATCGCCTATCTGCTGGCCGCCCGCGACGTCGGCGTCGGGCAGGTGCTGGCCATCACGTTCACCAACAAGGCCGCCGCCGAGATGCGCGAGCGGGTGGTGGGCCTGGTCGGGCCCCGCGCCCGCGCCATGTGGGTGTCGACGTTTCACTCCACCTGCGTGCGCATCCTGCGTAACCAGGCCTCCCTGATCAAGGGCCTCAATTCGAACTTCTCGATTTACGACGCCGACGACTCCCGTCGCCTGCTGCTGATGATCGGCAAGGACATGGGCCTGGACACCAAGCGGTATTCGCCGCGGCTGCTGTCCAACGCCATCTCCAACCACAAGAACGAGTTGGTCGGCCCGGAGCAGGCGGCGGCCGAGGCCTCGGAGGCGGGCGAGGAACTGCCCGGCATCATCGCCGAGGTCTACGCCGAGTACCAGCGCCGCCTGCGCGCGGCCAACGCGCTCGACTTCGACGACCTGATCGGCGAGACGGTCGCTGTGCTGCAAGCGTTTCCACAGATCGCCCAGTACTACCGGCGGCGGTTCCGGCACATCCTCGTCGACGAGTACCAGGACACCAACCACGCCCAGTATGTGCTGGTGCGGGAACTCGTGGGGACGGCCGCCTCGCAAGATGATCCAGCCGGGGTGCCGCCGGCCGAACTGTGTGTGGTGGGCGACGCAGACCAGTCGATCTACGCGTTCCGCGGTGCGACGATCCGCAACATCGAGGATTTCGAACGCGACTACCCGAACGCGACAACCATTCTGCTGGAACAGAATTACCGCTCCACGCAGAACATCCTCAACGCCGCGAACGCGGTGATCTCCCGCAACGCCGGCCGCCGCGAGAAGCGGCTGTGGACCGACGAGGGGGAGGGCGAGCTGATCGTCGGCTACGTCGCAGACAACGAGCACGACGAGGCGCGGTTCGTCGCCCAGGAGATCGACGCGCTTGTCGACGACGGTGGCAGTTACTCAGATGTCGCGGTGTTCTACCGCACCAACAACTCCTCGCGCGCGCTCGAAGAGGTGTTCATCCGTGCGGGCATCCCCTACAAGGTCGTTGGCGGAGTTCGGTTCTACGAACGCAGGGAGATCCGCGACATCGTCGCGTACCTGCGAGTGCTGGACAACCCCGGCGACTCGGTGAGCATGCGTCGGATCCTGAACACTCCGCGCCGCGGCATCGGCGACCGCGCCGAAGCCTGCGTCGCTGTGTATGCCGAGAACACCGGCCTGAGCTTCAACGACGCCCTGCAGGCGGCTGCCGAGGGCAAGGTGCCGATGCTCAACACCCGTGCGGAGAAGTGCATCTCGGCGTTCGTGGAGATGCTCGACGATCTGCGCGGCCGCCTCGACGGTGAGCTCGGCGAGTTGGTCGAGGCGGTGCTCGACCGCACCGGGTATCGCGCCGAACTCGAGTCGTCGAGCGATCCGCAGGATCTCGCGCGGCTGGACAACCTCAACGAGTTGGTCAGCGTCGCACACGAATTCAGCACCGACCTGGCCAACGCGCAGGCGCTTGCCGACGATGAGCAGCTGGACGAGGACATCCCCGACACCGGCGTTCTGGCCCAGTTCCTGGAACGGGTCTCACTGGTTGCCGACGCCGACGAGCTTCCCGAGCACGGCGCGGGCGTCGTGACGATGATGACGCTGCACACCGCCAAGGGCCTCGAGTTCCCTGTCGTCTTCGTGACCGGGTGGGAGGACGGCATGTTCCCGCACATGCGGGCGCTGGGCGATCCCGCCGAGCTGTCCGAGGAGCGCCGGTTGGCCTACGTCGGCATCACCCGCGCCCGCCAGCGGCTCTACCTGAGCCGAGCCAAGGTCCGCTCGTCATGGGGCCAACCGATGCTGAACCCGGAATCGCGCTTCCTCAAGGAGATTCCGCAACACCTGATCGACTGGCGGCGCACCGACCCGACACCGTCGTTCAGCGCACCCGCCAGCGGCGCGGGACGCTTCGGGTCACCGCGGCCGTCGCCCACGCGGTCCGGTGCGGGCAAGCGCCCGCTGCTGGTGCTCGAGCCCGGCGACCGGGTCACGCACGACAAGTACGGGTTGGGCCGGGTGGAAGAGGTGAGCGGCGTCGGCGAGTCGGCGATGTCGCTGATCGACTTCGGCAGCTCCGGTCGGGTCAAGCTGATGCACAACCACGCACCGATCAGCAAGCTCTAA
- the sucC gene encoding succinyl-CoA synthetase, beta subunit: protein MDLFEYQAKELFAKHNVPTTPGRVTDTAEDAKAIAEEIGKPVMVKAQVKTGGRGKAGGVKYAATADDAFTHAQNILGLDIKGHIVKKLLVSEASDIAEEYYISFLLDRANRTYLAMCSVEGGMEIEEVAATKPDRLARIPVDATKGVDEAFAREIAKKGHLPEEVLDAAAVTIAKLWEVFVGEDATLVEVNPLVRTPSRGGDDPGQILALDGKVTLDGNADFRHPEHAEFEDRDATDPLELKAKEHDLNYVKLDGSVGIIGNGAGLVMSTLDVTAYAGEKHGGVKPANFLDIGGGASAEVMAAGLDVILNDEQVKSVFVNVFGGITSCDAVANGIVNALKILGDEANKPLVVRLDGNNVEEGRRILAEANHPLVIQADTMDSGADKAAELANK, encoded by the coding sequence ATGGACCTCTTCGAATACCAGGCGAAAGAGCTCTTCGCCAAGCACAACGTGCCCACCACACCCGGTCGGGTGACCGACACCGCCGAGGACGCCAAGGCGATCGCCGAGGAGATCGGCAAGCCGGTGATGGTCAAGGCCCAGGTCAAGACGGGCGGCCGCGGTAAGGCGGGCGGCGTGAAGTACGCGGCCACCGCTGACGACGCGTTCACCCACGCCCAGAACATCCTCGGCCTGGACATCAAGGGCCACATCGTCAAGAAACTGCTGGTCTCCGAGGCCAGCGACATCGCGGAGGAGTACTACATCTCCTTCCTGCTCGACCGCGCCAACCGCACGTACCTGGCGATGTGCTCGGTTGAGGGCGGCATGGAGATCGAAGAGGTCGCCGCCACCAAGCCGGACCGGCTGGCCAGGATCCCCGTCGACGCGACCAAAGGCGTCGACGAGGCCTTCGCCCGTGAGATCGCCAAGAAGGGCCACCTGCCCGAGGAGGTGCTCGACGCCGCCGCGGTGACGATCGCCAAGCTGTGGGAGGTGTTCGTCGGCGAAGACGCGACGCTGGTGGAAGTCAACCCACTGGTGCGCACGCCCTCCCGCGGTGGAGACGATCCAGGTCAGATCCTGGCGCTGGACGGCAAGGTCACGCTCGACGGCAACGCCGACTTCCGGCATCCCGAGCACGCTGAGTTCGAGGACCGCGACGCCACCGATCCGCTGGAACTCAAGGCCAAGGAGCACGACCTCAACTACGTCAAGCTCGACGGGTCGGTGGGCATCATCGGCAACGGCGCGGGCCTGGTGATGTCGACGCTGGACGTCACCGCCTACGCGGGTGAGAAGCACGGCGGCGTGAAGCCGGCGAACTTCCTCGACATCGGCGGCGGCGCCTCGGCCGAGGTGATGGCCGCGGGTCTGGACGTCATCCTCAACGACGAGCAGGTAAAGAGCGTGTTCGTCAACGTGTTCGGCGGCATCACCTCGTGCGACGCCGTCGCCAACGGCATCGTCAACGCGCTGAAGATCCTCGGCGACGAGGCCAACAAGCCGCTCGTGGTCCGTCTCGACGGCAACAACGTCGAAGAGGGTCGCCGCATCCTGGCCGAGGCCAATCACCCGCTGGTGATTCAGGCCGACACCATGGACTCCGGAGCCGACAAAGCCGCCGAGCTGGCGAACAAGTAA
- the oatA_3 gene encoding putative acyltransferase: protein MNARRSVAPADRRPLSVHPSSRAHRRGEIPALDGIRAVAVALVLADHGGIPGVDGGFLGVDVFFVLSGFLITSLLLDEHARTGRIQLRDFWIRRARRLLPALLVMVLAVVAAREFFSTEAIANLRDDAVASFFWVANWAFVVQRTDYFSQGAPPSPLQHTWSLGVEEQYYLLWPLVLIAVAFVFCRRNPTHLRWAVLGVAAAGAIASAAAAILLIDDGTLNRIYFGTDTRAQALLVGAAAAALLVRDWTTVTLAGPVIRTRWLRGVARAVSVVGVVVLGFAVHMATGSAGDFRNGLLIIVALAAACVIGAAAMDQEGPVARVLAWRPLVWLGAISYGVYLWHWPIFLAINGERTGWSGWSLFAMRCAATLAIATLSWWLLEQPIRRWRPVIVPMLPLAGATAATAAVITMTVLPVGVPSGPPMEDPSIDSAALVAPEVPIPVERSADRDPNTRTVAVFGDSVAWTLMRYLPDTPGLRFTDYTTIGCGIARGGPYRYVGQTLNQKPACDTWPSRWSERVKHDRPDVVLLIVGRWEVVDRMNEGRWTHIGESTYDAYLRAELNRALDILSSTGARVVVTTEPYNRRAEKRDGSLYPEDDPDRVDDWNALLRSAVKYRSNVTVLDLNRKLGPNGGYTNWIDGIRIRSDGVHPTPEAVEWLTPWLTDALR from the coding sequence GTGAATGCGCGTCGCTCCGTCGCGCCCGCTGATCGCCGCCCGCTGTCAGTACATCCCTCCTCGCGTGCGCATCGGCGTGGCGAGATCCCCGCCCTCGACGGCATCCGCGCCGTCGCCGTCGCCCTCGTGCTCGCCGACCACGGCGGCATTCCCGGCGTCGACGGCGGCTTCCTCGGCGTCGATGTGTTCTTCGTGCTCAGCGGCTTCCTGATCACCTCGCTGCTGCTCGACGAGCACGCACGCACCGGTCGAATCCAGCTGCGCGACTTCTGGATACGTCGCGCCCGGCGGCTGTTGCCCGCCCTGCTGGTGATGGTGCTCGCGGTGGTGGCGGCGCGGGAGTTCTTCTCCACGGAGGCGATCGCCAACCTGCGCGACGACGCCGTCGCGTCGTTCTTCTGGGTGGCCAACTGGGCGTTCGTCGTCCAGCGCACCGATTACTTCTCCCAGGGCGCACCACCTTCGCCGCTGCAGCACACCTGGTCGTTGGGGGTCGAGGAGCAGTACTACCTGCTCTGGCCGCTGGTGCTGATCGCCGTCGCGTTCGTCTTCTGTCGTCGCAACCCGACCCATCTGCGATGGGCGGTTCTGGGGGTCGCCGCCGCGGGGGCGATCGCCTCGGCGGCGGCGGCGATTCTGTTGATCGACGACGGGACGCTGAACCGGATCTACTTCGGCACCGACACCCGCGCGCAGGCACTGCTCGTCGGCGCTGCGGCGGCCGCCCTGCTGGTGCGCGACTGGACCACCGTGACGCTGGCCGGGCCGGTGATCAGGACCCGATGGCTGCGTGGGGTCGCCCGCGCGGTGTCCGTCGTCGGTGTCGTCGTCCTGGGGTTCGCGGTGCACATGGCGACCGGCAGTGCCGGGGACTTCCGAAACGGCCTGTTGATCATCGTCGCGCTCGCCGCCGCCTGCGTGATCGGTGCGGCGGCGATGGATCAGGAAGGACCGGTCGCGCGGGTGCTGGCGTGGCGGCCGCTGGTGTGGCTGGGCGCGATCTCCTACGGCGTCTACCTGTGGCACTGGCCGATCTTCCTGGCGATCAACGGCGAGCGCACCGGGTGGTCCGGCTGGTCGCTGTTCGCGATGCGGTGTGCGGCGACGCTGGCGATCGCGACGCTGTCGTGGTGGTTGCTCGAACAACCTATCCGGCGCTGGCGGCCGGTGATCGTGCCGATGCTGCCGTTGGCCGGTGCGACGGCCGCCACCGCCGCGGTGATCACGATGACCGTGCTGCCGGTCGGCGTGCCGTCAGGACCGCCGATGGAGGACCCGAGCATCGACTCCGCGGCGCTGGTGGCGCCGGAGGTGCCGATCCCCGTGGAGCGGAGCGCCGACCGCGATCCGAACACCAGGACCGTCGCGGTGTTCGGCGACTCGGTGGCCTGGACGTTGATGCGCTACCTGCCGGACACACCGGGTCTGAGGTTCACCGACTATACGACGATCGGATGCGGCATCGCGCGCGGCGGACCGTATCGCTACGTCGGCCAGACGCTGAACCAGAAGCCCGCCTGCGACACGTGGCCGAGCAGGTGGTCGGAGCGGGTCAAGCACGACCGGCCCGACGTGGTGCTGCTGATCGTGGGCCGGTGGGAAGTCGTCGACCGGATGAACGAAGGCCGCTGGACCCACATCGGCGAATCGACGTATGACGCGTACCTGCGCGCCGAGCTCAACCGCGCGCTCGACATCCTGTCCTCGACCGGCGCGCGCGTCGTCGTCACGACCGAGCCCTACAACCGCCGCGCCGAGAAACGCGACGGCAGCCTGTACCCGGAGGACGATCCAGATCGGGTCGACGACTGGAACGCGTTGCTGCGCAGCGCCGTCAAGTACCGCTCGAACGTCACCGTGCTCGACCTGAACCGCAAGCTCGGCCCGAACGGCGGCTACACCAACTGGATCGACGGCATCCGCATCCGCAGCGACGGCGTGCATCCCACGCCGGAGGCGGTCGAATGGTTGACGCCGTGGCTGACCGACGCGCTGCGTTGA
- a CDS encoding monofunctional chorismate mutase, translating into MTTGTETVPDIDNLRREIDRLDAEILAAVKRRTEVSKLIGQARMASGGTRLVHSREMKVIERYSELGPDGKDLAMLLLRLGRGRLGH; encoded by the coding sequence ATGACGACCGGAACTGAGACTGTGCCCGATATCGATAACCTGCGCCGGGAGATCGACCGGCTGGACGCCGAAATTCTCGCTGCCGTGAAGCGCCGCACCGAGGTGTCGAAGTTGATCGGTCAGGCGAGGATGGCCTCCGGCGGAACCCGCCTGGTTCACAGCCGCGAGATGAAGGTGATCGAGCGCTACAGCGAACTCGGCCCCGACGGCAAAGACCTCGCAATGCTGTTGCTGCGGCTGGGCCGCGGCCGCCTCGGCCACTGA
- a CDS encoding acetyl-CoA acetyltransferase — protein sequence MVDSRTPVIVGVGQFTERIDDPGYRGMSAVDLATEAVRAALADTGLDAKAAAQAIETVYALRQFEISGPMPATLGKSNNYPRSVMGRVGGDPARVVLEPVGGQGPQKLVTEAGSAIAAGEFDVAMVIGSEPGSTARYWRRAAEQGQTKPDFTEHVEGQLEDRGHQIHKYFTEYTASHGLTGAAVQYGLLDNARRSRLGLGVAEYRRQMAELFAPLSKVAAKNPFSSSPVERSVQEIVTVTDDNRMICDPYPRLLVARDQVNQGAAAIMMSVAAARRLGVPEEKWVYLHGHSDLTEQDLLDRVDLGASPATVHAVREALRVAQIGVDDIATFDLYSCFPFPVYVACEALGIDGDDPRGLTVTGGLPYFGGPGNSYSLHAIAETVTQMRDQPGRFGFVGANGGTMSKYSVGIYSTRPVDWRTNDSEKLDADVAALPKVPVTERADGRATIETYSVRYDWPVRTGIIIGRLESDNSRFLAISEEEDLVALMSDGDPLGAAITVRPAEKINRASLA from the coding sequence ATGGTCGATTCCCGGACCCCGGTCATCGTCGGCGTCGGGCAGTTCACCGAGCGCATCGACGATCCCGGCTATCGGGGCATGTCGGCGGTTGACCTCGCGACCGAGGCGGTGCGTGCCGCGCTCGCCGACACCGGGCTCGACGCCAAGGCGGCCGCACAGGCCATCGAGACGGTGTACGCGCTGCGCCAGTTCGAGATCTCCGGGCCGATGCCCGCGACGCTGGGCAAGTCGAACAACTATCCGCGGTCGGTGATGGGACGCGTCGGCGGCGATCCGGCCCGTGTCGTGCTCGAGCCGGTCGGCGGGCAGGGGCCGCAGAAGCTCGTCACCGAGGCGGGCAGCGCCATCGCGGCGGGTGAGTTCGACGTGGCGATGGTGATCGGCTCCGAACCGGGTTCGACGGCTCGCTACTGGCGCCGCGCCGCCGAACAAGGACAGACCAAACCCGACTTCACCGAACACGTCGAGGGTCAGCTCGAGGACCGCGGGCACCAGATCCACAAGTACTTCACCGAGTACACCGCATCCCACGGATTGACCGGCGCCGCAGTGCAATACGGGCTGCTGGACAACGCGCGTCGCAGCCGGTTGGGACTCGGCGTCGCCGAATACCGCAGGCAGATGGCCGAACTGTTCGCGCCATTGTCGAAAGTCGCTGCGAAGAACCCGTTTTCGTCGTCGCCGGTCGAACGGTCGGTGCAGGAGATCGTCACCGTCACCGATGACAACCGGATGATCTGCGACCCCTACCCCCGCCTCCTGGTGGCCCGCGATCAGGTCAACCAGGGCGCCGCCGCGATCATGATGTCGGTGGCGGCCGCACGCCGACTCGGGGTGCCCGAGGAGAAATGGGTGTACCTGCACGGGCATTCGGACCTGACCGAGCAGGACCTGCTGGACCGCGTCGACCTCGGCGCCAGCCCCGCGACCGTGCACGCCGTGCGAGAAGCGCTGCGGGTGGCCCAGATCGGTGTCGACGACATCGCCACCTTCGACCTGTACAGCTGCTTTCCCTTCCCGGTGTACGTCGCCTGCGAGGCGCTGGGCATCGACGGCGACGACCCGCGGGGCCTGACGGTGACCGGCGGCCTGCCGTACTTCGGCGGCCCGGGGAACAGCTACTCGCTGCACGCCATCGCCGAGACCGTCACCCAAATGCGCGATCAGCCCGGACGATTCGGCTTCGTGGGAGCCAACGGCGGCACGATGAGCAAGTACTCGGTCGGCATCTATTCCACGCGGCCTGTCGACTGGCGGACGAACGACAGCGAGAAGCTCGACGCGGACGTCGCGGCACTGCCGAAGGTTCCGGTGACCGAGCGGGCCGACGGTCGCGCGACGATCGAGACCTACTCCGTTCGCTACGACTGGCCGGTCCGCACCGGGATCATCATCGGCAGACTCGAATCGGACAACTCGCGATTCCTGGCGATCTCCGAGGAGGAGGATCTCGTTGCGTTGATGTCGGACGGTGATCCGCTCGGTGCGGCCATCACCGTGCGTCCGGCGGAGAAGATCAACCGCGCCAGCCTGGCCTGA
- the sucD gene encoding succinyl-CoA synthetase subunit alpha, giving the protein MSIFLNKDSKVIVQGITGGEGTKHTALMLKAGTQLVGGVNARKAGTTVSHKDKDGKDVELPVLGSVAEAMKETGADVSVVFVPPRFAKDAIIEAIDAEIPLLVVITEGIPVQDTAYAWAYNVEKGQKTRIIGPNCPGIITPSEALAGITPANITGPGPVGLVSKSGTLTYQMMFELRDFGFSTAIGIGGDPVIGTTHIDAIEAFEKDPDTKVIVMIGEIGGDAEERAADYIKENVSKPVVGYVAGFTAPEGKTMGHAGAIVSGSSGTAAAKKEALEAAGVKVGKTPSETANLAREILQSL; this is encoded by the coding sequence ATGTCGATCTTTTTGAACAAGGACTCCAAGGTCATCGTCCAGGGCATCACCGGTGGCGAAGGCACCAAGCACACCGCGCTGATGCTCAAGGCCGGCACGCAGCTGGTGGGCGGTGTCAACGCCCGCAAGGCCGGCACGACGGTCTCGCACAAGGACAAGGACGGCAAGGACGTCGAGTTGCCGGTGCTCGGCTCCGTCGCCGAGGCGATGAAGGAGACCGGCGCCGACGTGTCGGTGGTGTTCGTGCCGCCGAGGTTCGCCAAGGACGCGATCATCGAAGCCATCGACGCGGAGATCCCGCTGCTGGTCGTCATCACCGAGGGAATTCCGGTGCAGGACACCGCGTATGCGTGGGCCTACAACGTTGAGAAAGGGCAGAAGACCCGCATCATCGGCCCCAACTGCCCGGGCATCATCACGCCCAGCGAGGCGCTGGCCGGCATCACGCCTGCCAACATCACCGGTCCGGGCCCGGTTGGCCTGGTGTCGAAGTCCGGCACGCTGACCTATCAGATGATGTTCGAGCTGCGCGATTTCGGGTTCTCGACCGCCATCGGCATCGGCGGCGACCCGGTCATCGGCACCACGCACATCGACGCGATCGAGGCGTTCGAGAAGGACCCCGACACCAAGGTCATCGTGATGATCGGTGAGATCGGCGGCGACGCCGAAGAGCGCGCGGCCGATTACATCAAGGAAAACGTCAGCAAGCCCGTCGTCGGCTACGTGGCAGGGTTCACCGCGCCGGAGGGCAAGACGATGGGCCACGCCGGCGCTATCGTGTCGGGATCCTCGGGCACCGCCGCCGCGAAGAAGGAAGCGCTGGAGGCCGCGGGCGTCAAGGTCGGCAAGACACCGTCGGAGACCGCCAACCTGGCCAGGGAGATCCTGCAGAGCCTGTAG
- the nlpD gene encoding metalloendopeptidase-like membrane protein, with protein sequence MASHRSSGSHRRSSTNRQINRRASESPAEVTDIIPFNEFGDLADIDFRENSAFDREAQVIHAPELDDLTDTDDLVPLRLAVPSEFQSGARSGARHARRSHAYRDSHTDTSDGMDATDVIRIGSRTPAHRKQEVPVKGRLMVAAMAVGATAAGAYSMANAAHEKSSEAVLAVGQSTMANPVSETSGGMQVVAVTPAASSAMHTEEIQKAAAFAQERAEREARLQRPMFVTPTTGVWTSGFGYRWGALHGGIDIANSIGTPVLAASDGVVISAGPYAGYGNMVKVRHSDGTVTLYGHLSSWSVSVGQRVWAGDQIAKMGNTGNSTGPHLHFEVHLNGTDRVDPVGWLAKRGLSFGN encoded by the coding sequence TTGGCTTCGCACCGTTCGTCCGGATCTCATCGCAGATCGTCGACGAACCGGCAAATCAACCGCCGTGCAAGCGAATCCCCCGCCGAAGTCACCGACATCATCCCGTTCAACGAGTTCGGCGATCTCGCTGACATCGACTTCCGCGAGAACAGCGCGTTCGACCGCGAAGCCCAGGTCATCCATGCCCCCGAACTCGATGACCTGACCGACACCGACGACCTCGTCCCGCTGCGTCTCGCCGTGCCGTCGGAGTTCCAGTCCGGAGCCCGGTCTGGTGCAAGGCACGCGCGCCGCTCGCACGCCTACCGCGACAGCCACACCGACACCAGCGACGGCATGGACGCGACCGACGTCATCCGCATCGGCAGCCGCACGCCTGCGCACCGCAAGCAGGAAGTGCCCGTCAAGGGCCGGCTGATGGTCGCCGCGATGGCCGTCGGCGCCACCGCCGCGGGCGCGTACTCGATGGCCAATGCGGCCCACGAGAAGTCCTCGGAGGCCGTCCTGGCCGTCGGCCAGTCCACGATGGCCAACCCGGTGAGCGAGACGTCAGGCGGTATGCAGGTGGTCGCCGTGACACCGGCCGCCAGCTCGGCAATGCACACCGAGGAGATCCAGAAGGCGGCCGCATTCGCCCAGGAGCGCGCCGAGCGCGAAGCCCGGCTGCAGCGGCCGATGTTCGTCACGCCCACCACCGGCGTGTGGACGTCGGGCTTCGGTTACCGCTGGGGCGCACTGCACGGCGGCATCGACATCGCGAACTCCATCGGCACGCCGGTGCTCGCCGCCTCCGACGGCGTGGTCATCTCGGCCGGGCCGTATGCCGGTTACGGCAACATGGTCAAGGTCCGCCACTCCGACGGCACGGTGACGCTCTACGGTCACCTCAGCTCGTGGTCGGTGAGTGTCGGCCAGCGGGTCTGGGCGGGTGACCAGATCGCCAAGATGGGCAACACCGGCAACTCGACCGGCCCGCACCTGCACTTCGAGGTGCACCTGAACGGCACCGACCGCGTGGACCCCGTGGGCTGGTTGGCCAAACGCGGCCTGTCGTTCGGCAACTAG